GATCTGCTGCAGACATGCAGATTTTACACATTTGTTTGGCACATGTGAACTAGACAATTTGTCCTCTGTGCATTTCTAGCTTCCTGTGCAGGTCTTAATTAATCCAATTTTATTCTGGGGAGGGCATATACATTTTAGAAGGGCTGTATCTATCCAATTCTGCCTGTAACAAACACCCAAACATCCTGAAATATCAATAAGACAGACAAGACTAAAGTAAAACTCTGGAGAACATCAAAAGAAAATGCCATGCATCTGCTCTTTAATGTTTTCCTaggatatattaaaataaaaacaaagtcagTCTTTTCACAAGTAGGTTAGTTTATATTCTCTGGATTTTTTCAGCCACAACAACTGGATTTTCTTTCCTGATTTTAGCTGCAGCTTCTGCTTTGTAGTCATATGGGCAGTTGTGCTTGTCAGAGTAACGGTGAAGTCCACAAAACAAGTTTCCACATCGGCAGTCAAATCCTGTACAAACAAAAGGGAGCAGTGTCACTTTCAGCTCTACCTAAATTATGATTTTAAGGCTTAGTCACTACAAAGAACCAAATATTTACAACTGTTCTGTTAAGAGCAATATAGGAAGAACAAAGATTCCATGCATTTCAAAAAAACACAGCTGTTTCACAGGGTCTCATCCCAATGATTTTTGGAATGCTTCCTACCTAAAATGAGTTCTACAAAATACCAAATACAAAAGTTCAATCCAGAGAACTAGTAAATGCAAATGCTAGTCAACAAAAGCTGTTAAGTATCGACAAAGCCTTTTCATATACCTGTAAGGCCAACCTTCTTTCTGCACATGAAGCATCTGTTCTTCTTTGGTTTGGGCAATTCAGGAGCACTCTCTTCATTCTGAGAAGTACTGGGTTGAGATACTGATGGACTTGGTTGAGTAACAACTAtgggaaaagcagcaaaaaataaaaataaagcaaactgAAATGAGCTCCAGATTAATTTTGAATAATTCAACAACAAGCATTTGTTCAAGAATGTAGGTACAGCCAAAGACACTGCACTCCTTTCCCAGAAACTATGCAAAATTCATAATGTATACAATACCACGTGTAAGGTTATTTTATATGAATACTGATGTCTTTAGCTATAAACCTGCAGCTGTGTCTATTACACCAAGTGCTGGTAAGTCAGGAATATGGCCACTTTAACCTTCTCTCCATTTTCGCATGTAAATGGTGAGCTTTATTTAACCTACCTACCTAAAGAACTATGAATGGAAAGTGTCATAAGTGCACGGTGAGTGCTATGTAAGACTTAAGACCTACTTTGAATATCAATGTATACAGGAAAGTTTAAATTTAAAGGTCACATGGTAAACCAAGTGCATAGTTGTGTTTTTAGTATTCCTTTGAGAGATTCCCCCCAGTGTTTAATAGGTAAAGCTTTGTGACCACCTACTCTTTAAACAATCTAAATTGTACAtaagttttgtttcagaaatcAAGTAAATTGAAAGACCCTAAAAGCATTAAGCTACACAATACTTACTGCACAATTAACACAATCCAGATTAATGCATAATGTTTGTAACAATTTCCAATCTAACAATAGCCAGGTGAGACAGTAatgcttcaatgtagacactacctacaccaatgAGAGGGATTTTCCTGTcgtgtaggtaatccatctccaagaggtggtagctaaaatgatggaaaaattctgtcaacctagcatgCTTTACACAGGGACTTAGGCTAATTACACTGcacaggggtatggatttttcacatccttgagtGACAGTTATGCCAATCCAATTTTCTACTGTAGGTCAGGCCTAAGACTGCAACAGCAACTGAATTTTTGAATCACACCACCATTGGTTCACATAGTTCCCTGCTATGAGCGCTATTCTCAGTCAGAGAAGAGTTACCTTTGCCTATGAGAATGCTCTCCACTTTCTTATACAAGCACTCCTACAGTAATTTAGAAAAGAGCAACAACCCACATTTATGCTGAACCTAGACATTCTTGTATTACAGTAAATTCAGTGCAGCAGTAAAGGTAGCATAGTTAAACTGACTCATTCATTCTAATGCTAGTTTTCAGTTGCTTCTCCCATGAACATTTGGGGTCCTGGTTGAGTCTAGTTTCATTTAAGAAGCTTTTCTTGGACCGTAAGTCCAAAAGTGAAATGTAGTTTTACAAGGGTCAAGACTCTCTCTCTGTTACTTTAATGCAAACCACCCCTTTTAATGATTACACGTCTTTTTTTAAGGTTCCCTTTCACACCCAGTAATTCTGAACAAGGTATGTtttgactttgttttaaaaaacaccactTATAGACATCTGAAAATAACATGCTAAGTATATATAGCATGTTCAGTTCCCACCctaaacagtttacaatctagatGAATGACAAAATTAAACAGATGGAAATAACAGATAAAAGTTTCAGTTGCTTGAAAGATTGGGACATGTAAACTCAGGTAAGCCCTATTTGCTTACCCTTTCTTGATAGGCTGTTTATGGAGTGTTACATATTCTCTCCCCAACTCTGACATCTACAAGCTTCTGGGAGAGATTGCCAGGTGCCATAATCCGAAGTGCCTACAATATATCGATACTCAAAATATCTTCATCCCAAATGCTAGTAATAGCCACACTACTTGTCACAGTACCTGAGGGTATATTTAtttctggaggagcagctagctgAAGTTCAATCTTGGGAAAATTGAAGTGATGGTGGATAGAGGGAAATAATGAGAAGATCAAGTTTTTTTCCAAACAGAGGCCATCTTTCCTACGGTCACAAAATGGTATGTGGTTTTGGATCCAATAATAGATCTCCAAATAGCAACAGGAGCAAGTAAAGCACCCTTCTTTCTAAAGCTCGCCAGAAGATCGCATCCTGTCAGGTATAAGTCTGACCCAAGCCATAGTAGTATTCCATGCATGTGTGACCACCAGACTGTTGTATTTGGGCACACCCACCAATCCACATGCAATAAAAGTTGAAGGACACAACACTAGTGCTCAGATCTCTAATGACTACCCATTAAGTGAAGGATCAAGTCCTAGTATTTATCCTCAAAATGCTAAATGGGCTTTGAACAAGTCTGTTCAGAGGACATCTTTCTTCTTTGTGATCATGATTCCTCCAAACATCTGTGATACTTGTAGACTACCAAACTGAAACAGGACAAGATTAGTGAGAGGAGCAGCCAAAGCCTTTTCAGCAAGCCTGCCCAACGATGTTCTCTTAAAGAGTGGCAGATGACAATGAACCTAAATCTTGTCATGACTTAAGATGAGCAAGCCCTTCCTCTTTGATACAATTTTCCCATGACAGACTCTTTCCCCCATGACTTTTTCCCCTCCTGTTCTgaaagaatgaattaaagaaatcCTAGGTGCTGCCGgatggaggaagaaaagaaagatgtgaacagTCTACAAATAAGTTACTTAATTTTGaaaagtgctcagatattacagtaggCACAATACAAGGacttgataaaaacaaaattagaggCTAGATTCTATGGTCTGGCAAAACTGGCTTTAAGATACCCGTTGAGTGGCCATATGTAGAGTTTAAGGAATATGGACTGCAGAAAACACACTGGAGCAGATAGTTTTCCTAAAGATCTAAAGCTGGAAGAATGCCAGTGTAACGATTTCAaagcccgggggggagggggagaggggaaggaaaagagatCAACTTAAGGTTTCCCAGGTATTTACATGGACTTCCAGTATGCAATTTCTGTTCCTTTCCATCTAAACTGCAATAAAACCCAGCGTTTTGAGTTCCACAGAGGCATTTACTATTAGCCTGGTAATTAAATTAAGAATTGTTATAAGCAACTTTCTCCAAGCAGCTTCTGTTAGCATAGAAAGACTTAAGTACTGTTTTGCATAGCATAGTTTTTGGTGTCAATTAGTCATCTGTTCATCCCCAAGGAGATCAGAAGCTTACAAGCTATCAGTTTCAAAGATGACTTCTGCAATTTGGTAACCAATTTTAACTGTTAACAAGAATTTTCAATTTGACTCACTTGCCACACGGTCATTACTACCTTATTTTACATGTACTGTTTCCTTCCTCATTGGCGCTCTCAGGTATGACCTCAAGATGCATTGTTAAAAGACACACAACTGAGTTACAGGAGAATTTGAAACTTGCATAGCTTATAAAAGTCTCCTTAAACTCTGTACACACCCCAAAAAGCATCAGAGCAATAAATACACTTGTATTTATCAATCCATGTCACAGAATCATATTACTGATGCACGTCTTTTACATCCCAAATAGCCGGAGCCTAAGTATGAATACAAAACAGTTTAATGCAAGACATTAAAGCAGCTCAAATCCTACACAGAAATAAAGGGCTAGTAACTGAAATCTTCCTGTGACTCTTAACCTTcagattttttccagttttgaaaAATGATAATTTTGTTTAAGAATCACAGAAAAAAATCTCTTGTAAAACCAAGGCAGCATTTACAAAACAAACACCAATTTTATAAAGCTAtttaaatgaagtgttttgaAGGAGACACATCAAAtgggaaaaaggaaaagagacaaTATTGGTGTTAGTAGCTGTAGAAAAATTACACATTATTCAACTTTATGTCACAGTTTAACAAAAATACTGGTTCAAGGACTTGGTAGCTTTTTGTGAAAAGCAAGTCTACACCAAAAAGATTAATGctttaacttttcttttaatttaaataataccATTGTAAGGTATCTGCAACCTTCCCAACGTAAAAGTACAACTTCTAAAGTATCCACTTGGATTATGAAAATATGGCCCAACTGTTAAATTCACTCCAATTCAAGAACAATGGATCAATTATACCCACAGGTGCTTGATCAGTCTGTCCTTCAACAGACAAGTCTGTTACATGCATTAAACTAAGGACATAGCCCTGGGACAGAGTTATAAAAGAAATATTCTCTTAAAATATGTTTAGCCAGTAAGCTCAAATAATTATTTATCCTCCATAAAAGCTGCATTTCCTTCTCTAATACGACTGAATACACAAGCCAACAGAAATTTGAGAAAGCTACTCCTAGATTTTCAACAGCGGTTTCTACCATTTTAGCCCTCTGTTCTTTTCCCTTACAATTCTAAAACAACAATAGGGTACATTCTAAGTGTTTCAAACTTTAAACTGCAAGTTTAAGAGCCAAACTTGCTCTCGTCAAAttcttcaatgggaattgtgtgcaTGTCCAACCATCAAATTTAGCCCCAGCTATTTTTCTCTGCACTACAATGTATACTCAAATATTCAGAACCACCACCttccatttttaatattgttcCCAGGACAGTGTTATGATGGGTGAGGGAAGAGATGGTAATATAAACTGTCAACTTCTGTTAAAAGCCACTAGTTGTATTCAAAGTTAATTTGATGGCACACCTGGCTCTGTTGTCTCTGTTTTCGGTGTTACTTTTTCCTCTCTTGAAATGCTCATTTCTGTCATTTGCTGTGTTACGGGCAAGGCAGCAACAGGCACATTTCTGTTACATTCAATGAGAAAAGCAATTCATGTTAGTTTTGAGTTTACACTAAATGCATGTGTTGTCCAAACTCTACTTAAAAATTCTCAGCAGTTTAAACTATTTGTTTTGCCATTACAGAGGTAGCTTCTACAATATTTGAAGAAAATAATGAAAGGCTTCTTTTAATAATTACTTCACTCACTCtacaacagtgtttctcaacagcTGGTCTGTGCACCagcaccagtccctgagatctccctgatacagtttaggaaggcagcaagccagtccctggtatcaaacaCGTTGAGTCAAGAAAGCGTTCTTGTAATATCCAACAGTCCAATGCCAATCATCATATACCAATTACATCAGAATTCTCAAATGCTACCACTACATCTTCAATCAAGTTCACAAAGCATTGGTCAATTGTAGTTCTCCACCAAGCACAGTTTGTCAGCTATTTATTCCTCCAAAAACTAAACTACAATAAGGTGATATCAGTATGCCTAGGCCATGATTGTTTTAAGTATAAACCCTCTATTTGTTTTATAGATTTACCTTAGTTTAGCCTCAAAACAGTAATCCTACAACTTACCTTAATTTGTCAGatgtgctgccagcagcaccttcACAGTTTAAGCTAGCATCTACTCTCTGAACTGATGCAGAGTCTGAGGTAGGACTGCTTGAACCACTGGCTGTTCCTATGCAACAGAAATTTGAAAGTTAATTTATATTCTATGCATTTACTTAATATCAACTACTCAAGCACACTTATGTATAATATTAGTTCAGCTATTCTCACCCATTTACTTGATATTTTATTAGATTGCTTTGTGTCTTTAAAACTGCATGCCAATGAAATACAACTAAAGCGATCATCTAAACATATGGATCAAATGCTCAGCAGAGACTTAGGGTGGGGCAGCAAGCATAGTGCGTTGTCCAGAATGTAAAAATGAACATAATAGTTTTATTCGTTGCTAACCCCCACCCCAATCATTGCTTGTTTTCAGCATAGCCATTGCAGATGTTCTTGCCTCTAACACTTGTCCTACAATCCCTGCCATCTTCTCAGACATGATTTCTcctaataaaaaagtttacccaTTGGACTGATTCTGCCACTATTCTGCTGTCGCTGAAGATGTTCTTTGTAGCAGACGGAACACATTCCATTTGTCCTAGGATTCCCATAAAATCCACATCCGGTACTACACAGCATGGGCCCTGGGGTCTGGTTTGTCTCCTGAGCCATCTCTGTGCTGTAAATAAAACcagaaaactgcattaaaagTTGGCATGTCACCAAAATCGATCACAGTTTGTACAAGACAGTCATTAGTATCTTTACTTTTTCTAATGATGTCAGCATAAATGAGGTCAGCATTCTTAACAAAGGCTACATTTGTGTTATGTAAAGTTGCAGTAATGGAAAGCATTGATATTTTTATACCTTTATAAAATCctacaagaaaaatatttcaatatttcccGTGTGTCACCTGTCACTCACTTTGGCTAATTTCTATTCCTGAAGAAGTCAGATCCACTGAATACACCACACCAAATCTGTGTACACTAATCAACTCTGGAAATTAATATAATCTATTAATCAACAGACTGAACAGCAAATAAACTGCCTTTACTGCTTATATGACATGTGGGTCAATTTCAATATGCACTTCTAACAATAGAAGTAATTTCCAAAACAGAGTAAGTAGTCTTGTGTATGAAAGAGGACACGGCATGTTAACTGGCAGGAACATATGTGCAGAATCTTCCATATTCGGGATCTGTGGGCATTTCTGATACGCCATGAATTTATTTTACAGTGCTTTAAACATTGCATTTGCAACAAACTTGAACAGAAATCTTTCAAGAAATGCCTTTGACTGCTAAGACACCCATTTACACAGCCTACTCATTTCCATAAGCTCAGCAAAATACTCTGGCTCAAGAATTTATAGCAAGGTATGGATTTATAGCATGTCTGGCATTGGATAATAAAAGTCCTCACCTCTGCATAACATGAACagcaaaaattaacaaaataaataccTCACCTTCACTAGTGATTTATCGCTGCAATGCGAGTTTAGCAGAAAACTTGATATAGCAATGAATCCTTGGCTCCCAAGAGCACTATTATAACAGGAGCACAGTATAATCAAGTGATCTGCTACAAATCCAGGGCAAATTAAAATCTTCGACTGGGCCATTAgaaaaattgtgttttaaaacaatACACCTTTCGGGGCACACTGAATTTTTTAAAGCTTGAAAAGAGCTAGATATTTTGACAAAAACAGCCTCTCCATATTAGTGTCTCTCTCTGTAGTAACATCCAAAGAGAATTACGGATATTTGAAAAGACAAGTTTAAGATTCACAGCAACCCAATATACAAATGTTGATACATAGGTGCTTGCTATGGACCAAAACATACATTCTGTAAATTAAAGGTCTGCCTCTCCTAAGGGTGATAAGCCTTTCTTTAGAGAGACTATAGTAGCTGAAACTATCACTGTGTGGCTCCAAGGGAGATTTAGGGCCCACTATAGCAAGTACTGTAAATACACAGAAACAATTCCTGACCCAGAAAATTTACAAACTAGACAAGTCATAACAAGGGGCAAAAAGGAACAATTACATGTACCTTTTACAGATCTGGAATCGAAGCAAAGAAATTaggtgacttgcacaaggtcactcAGATAGTTTGTGACATCTCTTGATCTATATCTCTAGTTTAGTACCTTGAGTACAAGACCTTTTTGACACTTGCCATAGGCTTCTCCTACCGAATTGTGGTTTTACAACCActtctcttatttattttaaggacCCATGCAGATGGAACTGATCAGCTATGCAGCACAAACAGTGGACTATACAAAGTGCTGCCAGATGacctaaaaatacagaaaatattttcttctaatcTATAGTAATTTTAGGCTTTACAATTTAGATATTCAGAGGATAGAAGTGCTAATTTTAAGTGAGTGGTGTCCCTTTTAATAATTCTAAACATGTCAGTATCCATGAATGAGTCTTCATTGCTCCAATTTGCTCCTCTTAAAAATGAGTATGTTGTAAACATGTTTTACCACATGctatttaaatctatttttaggTTTTAATTGTTGTTTTGGATATAATGTAAATACAAGCACTTTCATGGCTCCTGTCAGCACATTCTTTCCCTACGAGAAATATGCCCCTAATTAAAAAAGGACAAGTTGTTATTTTCTAGTGACTGTTAAAGAAATTGTGCCATTTCATTTTTCTTGTACCAGGTCCAAGTATCACCTGACTAACGTTTCCTTTAAAAAGCACACACCAGCATGAAGACAAATAT
This genomic window from Trachemys scripta elegans isolate TJP31775 chromosome 6, CAS_Tse_1.0, whole genome shotgun sequence contains:
- the ZFAND5 gene encoding AN1-type zinc finger protein 5: MAQETNQTPGPMLCSTGCGFYGNPRTNGMCSVCYKEHLQRQQNSGRISPMGTASGSSSPTSDSASVQRVDASLNCEGAAGSTSDKLRNVPVAALPVTQQMTEMSISREEKVTPKTETTEPVVTQPSPSVSQPSTSQNEESAPELPKPKKNRCFMCRKKVGLTGFDCRCGNLFCGLHRYSDKHNCPYDYKAEAAAKIRKENPVVVAEKIQRI